A part of Homoserinibacter sp. YIM 151385 genomic DNA contains:
- a CDS encoding MFS transporter, translating into MTGVPGDSPAQRWVPVGVALAGVLLASANLRTAVAGLSPVLDRVAEDIDVPALLIGLLGATPPLAFALGGVIAPALARRLGIEMTLVISLGAMVLGHLGRAVAPESAVLVLGSFAVLAGIGTATVLMPPLVKRYFPDRVGGMTAVYATVMAIGATIPPLVAVPLADAAGWRVSLGIWAVAVLLAVPPWILAVAGNRRRLAHLHDEAATGSIELPPARLRVERSRVAWAITAIFTVSSLTAYTVFGWLPTILVDVAGIGEAEAGALVALFAAMGIPIAFIAPVLASRMRSVAPLVLLSVALGVAGGGGLLIAPTAAPWLWVALLGLAPLLFPLAMYLMGARTDTAEGAVAVSGFVNRAGYIIAAAGPLLIGVLHDATGGWAASLALMTGWFLFAIPAAVVLHRPRSVEEELAGR; encoded by the coding sequence GTGACCGGCGTGCCGGGCGACTCGCCCGCGCAGCGCTGGGTCCCGGTCGGGGTCGCGCTCGCGGGCGTCCTGCTCGCCTCCGCCAACCTCCGCACCGCGGTCGCGGGACTCTCGCCCGTCCTCGACCGGGTCGCCGAGGACATCGACGTGCCGGCGCTGCTCATCGGGCTCCTCGGGGCGACCCCGCCGCTCGCCTTCGCGCTCGGCGGCGTCATCGCGCCCGCCCTCGCGCGCCGACTCGGCATCGAGATGACGCTCGTCATCTCGCTGGGGGCGATGGTGCTCGGGCACCTCGGGCGCGCGGTCGCGCCGGAGAGCGCCGTGCTCGTGCTCGGCTCCTTCGCGGTGCTCGCCGGCATCGGCACGGCGACCGTGCTCATGCCGCCGCTCGTGAAGCGCTACTTCCCGGACCGCGTCGGCGGCATGACGGCCGTCTATGCGACCGTGATGGCCATCGGCGCCACGATCCCGCCGCTCGTCGCGGTCCCGCTCGCGGATGCGGCCGGCTGGCGCGTCTCGCTCGGCATCTGGGCGGTCGCGGTGCTCCTCGCCGTCCCGCCGTGGATCCTCGCGGTCGCGGGCAACCGGCGCCGCCTCGCGCACCTCCACGACGAGGCGGCGACGGGATCGATCGAGCTGCCCCCCGCGCGCCTCCGCGTGGAGCGGTCGCGCGTCGCGTGGGCGATCACCGCGATCTTCACGGTCTCGAGCCTCACGGCGTACACGGTGTTCGGCTGGCTGCCGACGATCCTCGTGGACGTCGCGGGCATCGGCGAGGCGGAGGCGGGCGCGCTCGTCGCGCTGTTCGCGGCGATGGGGATTCCGATCGCCTTCATCGCCCCCGTGCTCGCCTCGCGCATGCGCAGTGTCGCACCGCTCGTCCTCCTCTCGGTGGCGCTCGGCGTCGCGGGCGGGGGCGGCCTGCTCATCGCCCCGACCGCGGCCCCGTGGCTCTGGGTCGCGCTGCTCGGGCTCGCGCCGCTGCTGTTCCCGCTCGCCATGTACCTCATGGGGGCCCGCACCGACACGGCTGAGGGCGCGGTCGCGGTGAGCGGCTTCGTGAACCGCGCGGGCTACATCATCGCGGCGGCCGGTCCGCTCCTCATCGGGGTGCTCCACGACGCGACCGGCGGCTGGGCCGCCTCGCTCGCGCTCATGACGGGATGGTTCCTGTTCGCGATCCCGGCGGCCGTCGTGCTGCACCGACCGCGATCGGTCGAGGAGGAGCTCGCGGGACGCTGA
- a CDS encoding ROK family protein, giving the protein MTQPLALGVDLGGTKIEAALVDHHGRLLTGTRFRQPTGPAASSEQLAAAAERVVRDALAALPEDAELLGVGIGSAGPIEVAEGRVSPLNLPAWRGYPLREQIAALVPDAPVTLQMDGIAIALAEQWIGAAQGCDDVMGMVVSTGVGGGLILGGKTIAGPTGNAGHIGHLEAAGFDDPCACGGRGCLEAIASGPNTVAWARRQGWGGATGEDLAVSHAAGDEVAIAAVARAGRAVGQVIASATALVDLEVVAIGGGFSQVAPVFFDHIRAPIAERAQFDFVRKVRVVPSALSGEGPLVGAAALIHRADRVRG; this is encoded by the coding sequence GTGACGCAGCCGCTCGCACTCGGCGTCGACCTCGGCGGCACGAAGATCGAGGCGGCGCTCGTGGACCACCACGGCCGTCTGCTGACCGGCACCCGCTTCCGGCAGCCGACCGGCCCGGCCGCGAGCTCGGAGCAGCTCGCCGCCGCCGCCGAGCGGGTGGTGCGCGATGCGCTCGCGGCACTGCCCGAGGACGCCGAGCTGCTCGGGGTCGGCATCGGCTCGGCCGGGCCCATCGAGGTCGCCGAGGGCCGGGTCTCGCCGCTCAACCTGCCGGCCTGGCGCGGCTACCCGCTCCGCGAGCAGATCGCCGCGCTCGTCCCGGATGCGCCCGTGACCCTCCAGATGGACGGCATCGCGATCGCCCTCGCCGAGCAGTGGATCGGCGCGGCCCAGGGATGCGACGACGTCATGGGCATGGTCGTGTCGACGGGCGTCGGCGGCGGGCTGATCCTCGGCGGCAAGACGATCGCGGGCCCGACGGGGAACGCCGGGCACATCGGCCATCTCGAGGCCGCGGGCTTCGACGACCCCTGCGCCTGCGGCGGCCGCGGCTGCCTCGAGGCGATCGCCTCCGGCCCGAACACGGTCGCCTGGGCGCGACGGCAGGGCTGGGGCGGCGCGACGGGCGAGGACCTCGCGGTCTCGCACGCCGCCGGCGACGAGGTGGCGATCGCCGCGGTCGCCCGCGCCGGGCGCGCGGTCGGCCAGGTGATCGCCTCGGCGACCGCGCTCGTCGACCTCGAGGTCGTCGCGATCGGCGGCGGCTTCTCGCAGGTCGCCCCCGTCTTCTTCGACCACATCCGCGCGCCCATCGCGGAGCGCGCCCAGTTCGACTTCGTTCGGAAGGTCCGCGTCGTCCCCTCCGCCCTCTCGGGCGAGGGTCCGCTCGTCGGGGCCGCGGCGCTCATCCACCGCGCCGACCGCGTCCGCGGCTGA
- a CDS encoding SDR family oxidoreductase encodes MRILLTGATGYLGGRLAPRLVEAGHEVRVIVRDAERLRDVPWADQVEIVEGDLADPDAVRSAMAGREVLYWLVHSMAQTRDFASAEKRVAGIAAREAARAGLSRIVYLGGLHPDGPLSEHLSSRKAVGDILLASGVPTAALQAGIVIGSGSASFEMIRHLTDVLPYMPAPRWVRNFVQPIAVRDVLYYLIEAAELPPEVSRTFDIGGPDVWRYGQMMNGYALEAGLPQRPIATLPVLTPFLASQWVNLVTPIPRALAVPIISSLQHDAVVREHDIERWIPDPPGGLTGYRRAVRLALDKVRLGQVETSWQDSDVEGAPSDPIPSDPDWSGHTVYTDLREQASTASPERLWEVVEGIGGENGWYSLPLAWALRGWADKLVGGVGLRRGRRHRSRLERGDALDFWRVEEIERGRLLRLRAEMKLPGRAWLELRCDPGEDGGSVYRQRAVYFPAGLSGRLYWYAILPFHGVIFSGMANRITAAAEAPAE; translated from the coding sequence ATGAGGATCCTCCTGACCGGCGCGACCGGATACCTGGGCGGCCGTCTCGCGCCTCGCCTCGTCGAGGCGGGCCACGAGGTCCGCGTGATCGTGCGGGACGCCGAGCGGCTCCGCGACGTCCCCTGGGCGGATCAGGTGGAGATCGTGGAGGGCGACCTCGCCGACCCGGACGCCGTGCGCAGCGCGATGGCGGGCCGCGAGGTCCTCTACTGGCTCGTGCACTCGATGGCGCAGACGCGGGACTTCGCGAGCGCGGAGAAGCGGGTCGCGGGCATCGCCGCCCGCGAGGCGGCGCGCGCGGGACTCTCGCGCATCGTCTACCTCGGCGGGCTCCACCCCGACGGGCCGCTCTCGGAGCACCTGAGCTCGCGCAAGGCGGTCGGCGACATCCTGCTCGCCTCGGGCGTGCCGACGGCGGCGCTGCAGGCGGGGATCGTGATCGGCTCGGGCTCGGCGAGCTTCGAGATGATCCGGCACCTCACCGACGTGCTGCCGTACATGCCGGCGCCGCGCTGGGTGCGCAACTTCGTGCAGCCGATCGCGGTCCGCGACGTGCTCTACTACCTCATCGAGGCGGCGGAGCTGCCGCCCGAGGTGAGCCGCACCTTCGACATCGGCGGACCCGACGTGTGGCGCTACGGCCAGATGATGAACGGCTACGCCCTCGAGGCGGGCCTCCCGCAGCGGCCCATCGCGACGCTGCCGGTGCTCACGCCCTTCCTCGCCTCGCAGTGGGTGAACCTCGTGACGCCCATCCCGCGCGCGCTCGCGGTGCCGATCATCTCCTCGCTGCAGCACGACGCGGTCGTGCGCGAGCACGACATCGAGCGCTGGATCCCGGACCCGCCGGGCGGCCTCACGGGCTACCGGCGCGCGGTGCGGCTCGCGCTCGACAAGGTCCGTCTCGGGCAGGTCGAGACGAGCTGGCAGGACTCGGATGTCGAGGGCGCGCCGAGCGACCCGATCCCGAGCGACCCAGACTGGTCGGGGCACACGGTCTACACGGACCTGCGGGAGCAGGCCTCCACGGCATCCCCGGAGCGGCTCTGGGAGGTCGTGGAGGGGATCGGCGGCGAGAACGGCTGGTACTCGCTGCCGCTGGCCTGGGCGCTGCGCGGCTGGGCCGACAAGCTCGTGGGCGGGGTGGGGCTCCGCCGGGGGCGCCGGCACCGCTCGCGGCTGGAGCGCGGCGATGCGCTCGACTTCTGGCGGGTCGAGGAGATCGAGCGCGGGAGGCTGCTGCGGCTCCGCGCGGAGATGAAGCTGCCGGGGCGCGCCTGGCTCGAGCTGCGCTGCGACCCGGGGGAGGACGGCGGCTCGGTCTACCGCCAGCGCGCCGTCTACTTCCCCGCCGGGCTCTCGGGTCGCCTCTACTGGTACGCGATCCTCCCCTTCCACGGGGTGATCTTCTCGGGGATGGCGAACCGCATCACGGCGGCGGCGGAGGCTCCCGCGGAGTAG